A genomic region of Eucalyptus grandis isolate ANBG69807.140 chromosome 5, ASM1654582v1, whole genome shotgun sequence contains the following coding sequences:
- the LOC104444171 gene encoding probable receptor-like protein kinase At4g10390: MGIVKFLRSKLLNRRRAAVHVEGGESCSGRCGDAAEAAAVKRLEWGEIERITRRFSVVVGEGGFSTVYMGRLPVCGGGSAAAAAVKVHCGGGERLSLAFKQELDLLLRLKHENIVRILGYCDDADQGALIFEYVSGGTLYERLHGRSGNKRSTLPWKSRVKIAFQLAQAIEYLHERCIVHIIHGDIKSSNVLLDGDSNCKLCDFGSAKMGFSSMILPPSSLPSSSPYVRRKNIIMGSPGYTDPAYLRTGIASKKNDIYSFGVLVLELVTGLEAFRADKGLVLASMAAHMAKDVDRMDVSEVTNMVDPRLRGDFNVEEARALIGLAGLCFDESTLVRPTASCMMKMMKEKVSSISFMNSNLRHKLSNDL; the protein is encoded by the exons ATGGGCATCGTGAAGTTCCTCCGCTCCAAGCTGCTGAACAGGCGCCGAGCCGCCGTCCACGTTGAGGGCGGGGAGAGTTGCTCGGGACGGTGCGGCGATGCGGCGGAGGCAGCAGCCGTGAAGAGGTTGGAGTGGGGAGAGATCGAGAGGATCACGAGGCGCTTCTCGGTGGTGGTTGGAGAAGGCGGGTTCAGCACCGTGTACATGGGGCGTTTGCCCGTCTGCGGGGGAGGCTCCGCCGCTGCCGCGGCCGTCAAAGTCCACTGCGGCGGCGGAGAGCGGCTCAGCCTGGCCTTCAAGCAGGAGCTGGACTTGCTGCTTCGGCTCAAGCACGAGAACATCGTCAGGATCCTCGGCTATTGCGATGATGCAG ATCAAGGCGCGCTTATATTCGAATATGTCTCCGGTGGAACCCTCTATGAGCGCCTCCACGGCCGCAGCGGCAATAAGCGCTCGACTCTCCCGTGGAAGAGCCGCGTGAAGATCGCCTTCCAGCTCGCGCAAGCCATCGAATATCTCCATGAAAGATGCATCGTCCACATCATCCATGGCGACATCAAATCCTCCAATGTTTTACTGGACGGCGACTCCAATTGCAAACTCTGCGACTTCGGATCCGCGAAAATGGGCTTCTCCTCCATGATACTGCCACCCTCGTCGTTGCCTTCATCATCTCCTTATGTTAGGAGAAAGAATATTATCATGGGTTCTCCGGGCTACACCGATCCGGCATACTTGAGGACCGGAATAGCCTCGAAGAAGAACGACATCTATAGCTTTGGCGTCTTGGTCCTCGAGCTCGTGACTGGTTTGGAGGCGTTTCGCGCGGACAAGGGACTGGTCTTGGCCTCGATGGCAGCTCATATGGCTAAGGATGTCGATCGTATGGATGTTAGTGAGGTGACGAACATGGTGGATCCGAGATTGAGAGGCGATTTCAACGTGGAAGAGGCGAGGGCTCTGATTGGACTAGCGGGGTTGTGTTTCGACGAGTCGACCCTGGTTAGGCCGACAGCGAGCTgcatgatgaagatgatgaaagagaaggTTTCTTCAATTTCGTTCATGAACTCGAACTTGAGGCATAAACTTTCTAATGATCTGTAG